GAAGCGAGTGCGCATCCAAGTAATTTTAGACAGCAAAAGACACTTCATGACGTTTTAGAATTGCATCAAATTCCAGGGATTGCAGGTGTTGATACAAGAAGTATTACGCGTAAAATTCGACAACACGGTGTGTTAAAAGCTGGTTTTACTGATCGAAAAGAAGATATTGATCAACTTGTCAAACATTTACAACAAGTAGAATTACCTAAAAACGAAGTAGAAATCGTTTCGACTAAAACACCGTATGTTTCGACAGGTAAGGATCTAAGTGTCGTACTTGTAGACTTTGGTAAGAAGCAAAATATTGTTCGAGAATTAAACGTCAGAGGTTGTAACGTCACAGTTGTACCATATACAACTACTGCCGAAGAAATTTTAGCAATGGCTCCAGATGGCGTTATGCTATCAAACGGACCAGGTAATCCTGAAGTTGTAGAATGTGCGATTCCAATGATTCAAGGAATTTTAGGGAAAATTCCGTTCTTTGGTATCTGTCTAGGACATCAACTTTTTGCATTATCTCAAGGAGCAAGCTCATTTAAAATGAAGTTTGGTCATCGTGGTGCGAACCATCCAGTTAAAAATTTAGAGACTGGAAAAGTTGATATTACGAGTCAAAACCATGGATATGCAATAGATATAGATTCGTTAAAAAGTACTGATTTAGAAGTTAC
The genomic region above belongs to Staphylococcus aureus and contains:
- a CDS encoding carbamoyl phosphate synthase small subunit, with the translated sequence MQSKRYLVLEDGSFYEGYRLGSDNLTVGEIVFNTAMTGYQETISDPSYTGQIITFTYPLIGNYGINRDDFESLVPTLNGIVVKEASAHPSNFRQQKTLHDVLELHQIPGIAGVDTRSITRKIRQHGVLKAGFTDRKEDIDQLVKHLQQVELPKNEVEIVSTKTPYVSTGKDLSVVLVDFGKKQNIVRELNVRGCNVTVVPYTTTAEEILAMAPDGVMLSNGPGNPEVVECAIPMIQGILGKIPFFGICLGHQLFALSQGASSFKMKFGHRGANHPVKNLETGKVDITSQNHGYAIDIDSLKSTDLEVTHLALNDGTVEGLKHKTLPAFSVQYHPEANPGPSDSNYLFDDFVAMMTNFKEKERHINA